One Festucalex cinctus isolate MCC-2025b chromosome 1, RoL_Fcin_1.0, whole genome shotgun sequence genomic region harbors:
- the retreg1 gene encoding reticulophagy regulator 1: MLANREAGSSAAEEGATPYRPSGGLRLPTGLVDWERRTCRTFALFAAANAAVWLSAHSCLRAYCLLGILLLLKVVTATVKGVKGDDGETTSCSPLASWDKMDPDLDPDSGSLLHPSGALRLFLRETSAFRQQNPGKFCLLVCSFCTFFAVLGRYIPGIVISYLVVLSVFLWPVLSSAEASLRLKPVLQKLDFGVAALVQKIKEDHERRILKARLEKESVESDLSSMFPKLDSAACKELSVSDTSVSDVTWTDNLNLSDENTPQTENSEDLDREELFSGGLHNFPSATNGEDDDEDDLDLIGPIGGERGAPPPDALLDLVQNAVGAAVAAAIQERVETAVGLKRLPNPAEESDSEADDDFELLDQAELDQLGAELEPLGGGGVRSTGEEHGNKPPGFFAKLLRRH, translated from the exons ATGCTGGCAAACCGGGAAGCAGGAAGCTCGGCCGCCGAGGAGGGGGCGACCCCCTACCGACCCTCTGGGGGTCTCCGTCTCCCGACCGGCCTGGTGGACTGGGAGCGGAGAACGTGCCGGACTTTTGCCTTGTTTGCTGCAGCCAACGCGGCGGTCTG GTTGTCGGCCCACAGCTGCCTGCGAGCGTACTGCCTGCTCGGCATCCTGCTGCTTCTCAAGGTTGTCACGGCGACTGTCAAGGGGGTCAAAG GAGACGATGGCGAGACGACGTCGTGCAGCCCGTTGGCGAG CTGGGACAAGATGGACCCGGACCTGGACCCGGACTCGGGCTCATTACTGCACCCGAGCGGCGCCCTGCGGCTCTTCCTGCGGGAGACGTCGGCCTTCCGGCAGCAGAACCCCGGCAAG TTCTGTTTGCTGGTGTGCAGCTTTTGCACGTTCTTCGCCGTTCTCGGACGCTACATTCCAGGGATCGTCATCTCCTATTTGGTCG TGCTGTCGGTGTTTCTGTGGCCCGTGTTGTCGTCTGCGGAGGCGTCCTTGAGGCTGAAGCCGGTTCTGCAAAAACTGGACTTTGGCGTGGCGGCGTTGGTGCAGAAGATAAAAGAGGATCACG AGAGAAGAATCCTGAAGGCCCGGCTCGAGAAGGAGTCCGTGGAGTCGGACCTCTCGTCCATGTTTCCCAAG TTGGACTCGGCGGCGTGCAAGGAGCTGTCGGTGTCGGACACGTCGGTGTCGGACGTGACGTGGACGGACAACTTGAACCTGTCGGACGAGAACACGCCGCAGACGGAGAACTCGGAAG ACCTGGACAGGGAAGAGTTGTTCTCCGGGGGTCTCCACAACTTCCCCTCCGCCACCAACggcgaggacgacgacgaggacgacTTGGACCTCATTGGACCGATTGGGGGCGAGCGTGGCGCCCCGCCCCCGGACGCTCTCCTCGACCTGGTCCAGAACGCGGTGGGCGCCGCCGTGGCTGCCGCCATCCAGGAGCGTGTGGAGACGGCCGTGGGCTTGAAAAGACTCCCCAACCCGGCCGAGGAGTCGGACAGCGAGGCCGACGACGACTTTGAGCTGCTGGACCAGGCCGAGTTGGACCAGCTGGGGGCGGAACTGGAACCTCTGGGAGGGGGCGGAGTCAGGTCTACCGGCGAAGAACATGGCAACAAACCCCCGGGGTTCTTCGCCAAACTTCTGAGACGTCACTGA
- the stard3nl gene encoding STARD3 N-terminal-like protein — protein MDTRCSSSADSRAAAGYGTRSSTPLQARADSYEEAKKCISDVRRTFCLFVTFDLLFVTLLWIIELNVNGGLPKQLNQEVLHYNYHGSFFDIFLLAVFRFAVLILAYAVCRLRHWWAVATTTAVSCAFLIVKVILSKLLSQGAFGYLLPIVSFVLAWMETWLLDFKVLPQEAEDLNRSRSLPDAAERARLLGPGPGPLSDGQFYSPPESVADTDDDMDDKRGLL, from the exons atGGATACCCGATGCAGCAGCAGCGCCGACTCCCGCGCCGCGGCGGGCTACGGGACGCGGAGCTCCACCCCCCTCCAGGCCCGCGCCGACTCGTACGAGGAGGCCAAGAAGTGCATCTCGGACGTCAGGCGGACCTTTTGCCTCTTCGTCACCTTTGACCTCTTGTTCGTCACCTTGCTGTGGATCATCGAGCTCAAC gtaAACGGCGGTCTTCCCAAGCAGCTGAACCAGGAAGTGCTCCACTACAACTATCACGGCTCTTTCTTCGACATCTTT CTTCTGGCCGTGTTCCGGTTCGCCGTTCTCATCTTGGCCTACGCCGTCTGCAGGTTGCGACACTGGTGGGCGGTGGCT ACGACCACTGCCGTCAGCTGCGCCTTCCTCATCGTCAAAGTGATTCTGTCAAAG CTGCTGTCGCAGGGCGCGTTCGGGTACCTGCTGCCCATCGTCTCCTTCGTGCTGGCCTGGATGGAGACCTGGCTGCTGGACTTCAAGGTTCTGCCTCAAGAGGCCGAAGACCTCAACC GGTCCCGCTCCCTGCCGGATGCCGCAGAGCGAGCTCGTCTCCTCGGACCCGGACCCGGACCGTTGTCGGACGGACAGTTCTACTCGCCCCCTGAGTCGGTGGCAG ACACCGACGACGACATGGATGACAAACGGGGACTCTTGTAA
- the rnf182 gene encoding E3 ubiquitin-protein ligase RNF182 yields MIEDAGAHAELPSAEELECKICYCTYNLGSRRPKVLECRHRLCARCLAKIQDLAERPPRAVVCPFCRYVTRALGDAAGSLPDDYDLLTAVLALRSRITSRTSLRFHRDRLLLDPRHLSSLMASDASATSTPSASVYSSVRGSPNFVVITIMEPPRPPPAPSPGQRSLSGGLRSSSRDSAARSWTPWNCAALPCRTSACRALVWVLGLLYFSSLPMGVYLLVMQQTPAGVLLVSLVPASLAAVMVYGFCQCVRQEVWNRVPT; encoded by the coding sequence ATGATCGAGGACGCGGGCGCCCACGCGGAGCTTCCGAGCGCGGAGGAGCTGGAGTGCAAGATCTGCTACTGCACCTACAACCTGGGCAGCCGGCGGCCCAAGGTTCTGGAATGCCGCCACCGCCTGTGCGCCAGGTGCCTGGCCAAGATCCAGGACCTGGCGGAGCGGCCTCCCCGCGCCGTGGTCTGCCCCTTCTGCCGCTACGTCACCAGGGCGCTCGGCGACGCGGCCGGCAGCCTCCCGGACGATTACGACCTGCTGACCGCGGTGCTGGCCCTGCGGAGCCGCATTACGTCCCGGACGAGCCTTCGTTTCCACCGGGACCGACTGCTCCTGGACCCCCGGCACCTGAGCTCCTTGATGGCGAGCGACGCAAGCGCGACGTCGACTCCCTCGGCCTCCGTTTACTCCTCCGTCCGAGGCTCGCCTAACTTTGTGGTCATCACCATCATGGAGCCGCCTCGGCCGCCGCCAGCCCCCTCGCCAGGCCAGCGGTCTCTATCCGGGGGTTTGCGTTCCTCCAGCCGGGACTCCGCGGCGCGGAGTTGGACCCCGTGGAACTGCGCCGCCCTGCCGTGCCGGACGTCGGCGTGCAGGGCCCTGGTGTGGGTGCTGGGCCTGCTCTACTTCAGCTCGCTCCCGATGGGGGTCTACCTGCTCGTCATGCAGCAGACCCCCGCGGGGGTCCTGCTGGTGAGCCTGGTCCCCGCCAGCCTCGCCGCAGTCATGGTCTACGGCTTCTGCCAGTGCGTACGGCAGGAGGTCTGGAACCGCGTGCCGACGTAG